GATGTATGGGGCATTTAATTCTAGATTGTAGTTCTTTCCGAAAGGAAGTGCAAAGGATGATGGATGAATCAAGGATTGAATTCTACATGGAAGCCTTAGGGCCAACAGTAAACATGATGGCCAAAGATTCCACTCACCCAATAAAGATAAAACTTTTAACCATTTTCTATGAACCAAGAGGAGAGTCTGTGGAAGACAGAACCCATGCCAAAATGACCATCGAAGTCCCTAAACTTTTCTCCTACAAAGATGACAAAGTTGTCCAATGGAACTACAATTGCAATGTACAAGTTTCAAATGCGGGGAAATGGATGGCTGAATCTCAAGATAATGCTGCAAATATAATTGGTGTTAGGGGGATTACCCGCAGCGAACGTTGCTATACATCGGAGGCATTGGAGAATCTCAagaaggagaaaggaaaagaaaaagagcaaaatccaagagaagaaaaagtgcAATCTCAGGAATTGACAGATGGCTCGAAGGGACCGATGACGAAAAAGGAAGCTGCAGAGTTCCTCAAGTTCATCAAACACATTGAGTACAATGTGATCGAGCAATTGAACAGGTTGCCTACTCGTATCTCACTGTTATCATTGCTCCTTAGCTCGGAACCACATAGAAATTCTTTGATGAGGATTCTGAACCAAGCATATGTGGATCACGACATTTCAGTTGAAAATTTAGACTACATCATTGAAAACATTTCAGTGGGTAATATAATATCCTTTAGTGATGAAGAAATCCCTTCTGGAGGTAGGGGAAACTACAAAGCCTTGCATATCACTACCAAGTGTAAAGGCTATACCATCGCAAAAGTACTGCTTGATAACAGATCGTCCTTGAATGTGATGCCCATGAGGATCTTGGCCCGCTTACCCATCGACATGTCTTATATGAGAAAGAGCCAGATGATTGTGAGAGCCTTTGATGGGACAAGGAGAGAAGTAGTAAGGGACATTGAAATATCGATAAAAATAAGCCCGTGTACCTTTTCCACTAAATTCCAAGTTATGGATATTGCTCTTTCATACAATTATTTGTTGGAAAGACCTTGGATCCACATGGTTAGGGCCATACCTTCATCGCTTCACAAAAAGGTCAAGTTCATCGTGGATGGGAAGATTGTATGTGTTAACGGGGAAGAGCACTTACTCATAAGCAAGCCAGCAAATACTCCTTATGTGAAAGTAACGAAAGAAGTGTGTGAATGTTCCTTCTGATCCTTCGAGTTCGTTAACACCACATATGTTGGAAAAGGAACCACACCACCCATTCCGAGGCTTTCTAAAACCACCAAGATGGTTGTCAGTCAAATAGTAGGGAAACGATACCAAGTGGGGGCAAGACTGGGAAGAGGACTGCAAAGCATTAAAAGGCCAATATGTGCtaccaaaaatgaagaaaggtttGGCTTGGGATATAAGCCGActaagaaggaaagagaaaaaatgatagccaaaagaagaagagaaaggttGGCTCGCTTTAAGGGGCACGGGTTGGAAAACCATAGAATGATATATCCTCATCTCTACGAGACATTTTGGTCTGGAGGCTGCATCTTTCCTAAATCACTCATCGTTGGGAGCCGAGAATTAGTGTCAGCATTAGGGGAAGCCTTTTCTGATTTATTAA
Above is a window of Theobroma cacao cultivar B97-61/B2 unplaced genomic scaffold, Criollo_cocoa_genome_V2, whole genome shotgun sequence DNA encoding:
- the LOC108663879 gene encoding uncharacterized protein LOC108663879; this encodes MPNAFSNLYHYTPIQWTPYPINVHPPTSTPVTASTTQQTTPSNNNTVGESRGWRNKQEKVQFDLIPIPYTELFTQLVANHLVAPLYIKPLKPPFSIWYDASAHCDYHYGVEGHSIKNCTTFKHKVQGLIKAGILNFEKKLEQNVNNNPLPNHAWARVNAIEREVHVKRNILEVKTLVEKVFEALVKADMLEVWPEYPDVNNSEDIQGPYYLDHKRCMGHLILDCSSFRKEVQRMMDESRIEFYMEALGPTVNMMAKDSTHPIKIKLLTIFYEPRGESVEDRTHAKMTIEVPKLFSYKDDKVVQWNYNCNVQVSNAGKWMAESQDNAANIIGVRGITRSEHGSKGPMTKKEAAEFLKFIKHIEYNVIEQLNRLPTRISLLSLLLSSEPHRNSLMRILNQAYVDHDISVENLDYIIENISVGNIISFSDEEIPSGGRGNYKALHITTKCKGYTIAKVLLDNRSSLNVMPMRILARLPIDMSYMRKSQMIVRAFDGTRREVVRDIEISIKISPCTFSTKFQVMDIALSYNYLLERPWIHMVRAIPSSLHKKVKFIVDGKIVCVNGEEHLLISKPANTPYVKVTKEVCECSF